One stretch of Nitratiruptor tergarcus DSM 16512 DNA includes these proteins:
- the hemW gene encoding radical SAM family heme chaperone HemW produces MLLYLHIPFCDSKCNYCAFNSFTTNHHLKSEYMQAALRQLEHDLNTFNVKKLQSVYIGGGTPSTIKPQLYEPLFEKILPLISQNTEITVEANPNSATLSWLKGMKSLGAIRISFGAQSFDDKKLKLLGRAHSPQEAIAAVERAFKVGFEHISIDLIYETALDSKTLLEQEITQALKLPIDHISTYALILEPNTPFENKTDVKAKDENQGYFIKELIPFEQYEVSNYGKYRSKHNLGYWQLKEYIGIGCGAVGFVQNRRYYPKTDLASYIKNPLTYNIEHLSKEDIRFEKIFLGLRSIVGVHLTLVDKEKVAILENEGKVEVKNSKMYNKNFFLSDEIALFLHDF; encoded by the coding sequence TTGCTGTTGTATCTCCATATACCATTTTGCGACAGCAAATGCAACTACTGCGCTTTCAACTCATTTACAACTAATCATCATTTAAAATCGGAGTATATGCAAGCCGCTTTACGGCAACTCGAACATGATTTAAACACCTTTAATGTCAAAAAACTCCAAAGTGTCTATATAGGTGGTGGAACACCTTCAACTATAAAACCTCAGCTTTATGAGCCTCTTTTTGAAAAAATTCTTCCACTGATCAGTCAAAATACTGAAATCACTGTAGAGGCCAACCCAAATAGCGCAACATTATCGTGGCTTAAGGGTATGAAATCTCTTGGAGCAATACGCATAAGTTTTGGCGCACAAAGCTTCGATGATAAAAAACTTAAACTTCTTGGGAGAGCCCACTCCCCTCAAGAAGCTATTGCAGCAGTAGAGAGAGCTTTTAAAGTTGGTTTTGAGCATATAAGTATCGATCTCATTTATGAAACAGCGCTTGATAGCAAAACCCTTTTAGAACAAGAGATTACTCAAGCCCTTAAACTCCCCATCGATCATATTTCAACCTATGCTTTGATTTTAGAACCAAACACACCTTTTGAAAATAAAACCGATGTAAAAGCTAAAGATGAGAATCAAGGATATTTTATAAAAGAACTCATACCTTTTGAGCAATATGAAGTCTCTAATTATGGTAAATACCGCTCTAAACACAATCTTGGATACTGGCAACTTAAAGAGTATATTGGTATAGGATGTGGAGCTGTCGGATTTGTACAAAATAGAAGATACTACCCAAAAACTGATCTTGCATCCTATATCAAAAATCCTCTTACATACAATATAGAACATCTAAGCAAAGAGGATATCCGTTTTGAAAAGATATTTTTAGGTCTTAGAAGTATCGTCGGAGTTCATTTGACACTGGTGGATAAAGAAAAAGTTGCCATTTTAGAAAATGAG
- a CDS encoding HobA family DNA replication regulator, which produces MSKSFDQWTLQTIRYDKSMMNWLEERRYEWIPLAADALQRIVNGYTVLLLTDDERDWYAHYIVTSLNKSTKNRPFIPLYNLKTLIPATKKNMGKEELDMLFDMLDISFESYFIWYIGRSSASHYVNIAKYRDDSFLWIMDTDIQNNFTLKSYDELLDIKLLQLYRLFEKSLDAAIFGDVEFT; this is translated from the coding sequence ATGAGTAAGAGTTTTGACCAGTGGACGCTGCAGACAATTCGCTATGATAAAAGTATGATGAACTGGCTAGAGGAGCGCCGCTATGAGTGGATTCCTCTAGCAGCTGATGCACTGCAGCGAATTGTTAATGGTTATACTGTTTTGCTTCTAACAGATGATGAAAGAGATTGGTACGCACACTATATTGTTACTTCTTTGAACAAATCTACAAAAAATCGCCCCTTTATTCCTCTCTATAATCTTAAAACTCTCATTCCTGCTACAAAAAAAAATATGGGTAAAGAAGAGCTTGATATGCTTTTTGATATGCTTGATATCTCTTTTGAAAGTTATTTTATTTGGTATATAGGAAGATCGAGTGCTTCTCATTATGTCAATATCGCTAAATATCGCGATGACAGTTTTTTATGGATTATGGATACAGATATCCAAAACAATTTTACACTCAAATCCTATGATGAACTTCTTGATATTAAGCTATTGCAACTCTATAGACTTTTTGAAAAGAGTCTTGATGCAGCAATTTTTGGAGATGTGGAATTTACCTGA
- a CDS encoding RNA pyrophosphohydrolase encodes MTNKRYRPNVAAIVLSSEYPRKVEFFIAARSDYEDSWQFPQGGIDKGESPKEALLRELKEEIGTDKIEIIAEYPEWVSYDFPKRIAKKMYPFDGQRQKYFLVKLKPGAKIDLDTKEPEFSKYKFVSYEDLFNYVTFFKRPVYKQVLEYFKKEGYF; translated from the coding sequence ATGACAAATAAGAGATATAGACCTAATGTAGCAGCGATTGTGCTTTCAAGTGAATATCCACGTAAGGTAGAGTTTTTCATTGCTGCAAGGAGCGATTATGAAGACTCCTGGCAGTTTCCTCAAGGAGGAATAGACAAGGGAGAGAGCCCTAAAGAAGCACTTTTGCGAGAGCTTAAAGAGGAAATCGGAACAGATAAAATCGAAATAATTGCTGAATATCCTGAGTGGGTCAGTTACGATTTTCCCAAAAGAATTGCAAAGAAGATGTATCCTTTTGATGGGCAAAGACAAAAATATTTTTTAGTCAAACTCAAGCCTGGTGCAAAAATTGACCTTGATACAAAGGAGCCAGAATTTAGTAAATATAAATTTGTCTCTTATGAGGATCTTTTTAATTATGTCACTTTTTTTAAAAGACCGGTTTATAAGCAGGTATTAGAATATTTTAAAAAAGAGGGGTATTTTTGA
- the folP gene encoding dihydropteroate synthase, whose protein sequence is MKIKKISSEANVCSIMQNLGVDHPGIEIMARKAEVMLFYLRDLHVGAANILKQDALSVGADLAVPNGTITCQFKRVDALLIGTKKHIALLAKKEMAQPYGLKELAKELRKYLSFKDYPTKIMGIVNATDDSFYPGSRFQGAKAVEVIKDMIVQGADIIDIGGMSTRPGSEEVSEEEELARIKPLVDALQKENLKVELSIDTYRPKVARYALERGFSILNDITALENEENAKIAAEFGATVVLMHKKGNPKTMQQNPYYEDVVVEVSDFFAKRIERAQHYGINAIILDPGIGFGKRLEDNIALIENLSEFRKFGYEVLIGASRKSMIDMIIPTPVEERLPGTLVLHMRALQEGANIVRCHDVKEHKQAIEILQALKR, encoded by the coding sequence ATGAAAATAAAGAAGATTTCATCTGAGGCTAATGTGTGTTCCATCATGCAAAATCTGGGAGTTGATCATCCTGGAATAGAGATTATGGCTCGCAAAGCTGAGGTGATGCTTTTTTATTTACGAGATCTTCATGTTGGTGCAGCAAATATTTTAAAGCAAGATGCTTTGAGTGTTGGTGCAGATCTTGCTGTGCCAAATGGCACTATTACTTGCCAATTTAAAAGGGTTGATGCACTTTTAATTGGTACAAAAAAGCACATAGCACTTTTGGCAAAAAAGGAGATGGCACAACCTTATGGACTCAAAGAGCTTGCCAAAGAGCTGCGCAAATATCTCTCTTTTAAAGATTATCCTACGAAAATAATGGGTATTGTCAATGCAACAGATGATAGCTTCTATCCAGGAAGTAGATTTCAAGGTGCAAAAGCAGTCGAAGTAATAAAAGATATGATAGTGCAGGGAGCCGATATTATAGATATTGGTGGCATGAGCACACGACCTGGAAGTGAAGAGGTAAGTGAAGAAGAGGAGCTTGCACGTATTAAGCCTTTGGTGGATGCATTGCAAAAAGAAAATCTTAAAGTGGAACTGAGTATAGATACCTATAGGCCAAAGGTTGCACGTTATGCTTTAGAGCGTGGCTTTTCGATACTCAATGATATAACTGCACTTGAAAATGAAGAGAATGCAAAAATTGCAGCAGAGTTTGGAGCTACAGTTGTATTGATGCATAAAAAGGGTAATCCTAAAACGATGCAACAAAACCCATACTATGAAGATGTAGTGGTAGAAGTGAGTGATTTTTTTGCTAAAAGAATCGAAAGAGCACAGCATTATGGAATCAATGCTATAATACTTGATCCGGGAATCGGTTTTGGCAAACGTCTAGAAGACAATATTGCTTTAATTGAGAATTTAAGCGAGTTTCGTAAATTTGGTTATGAAGTATTAATTGGAGCAAGTAGAAAATCTATGATAGATATGATAATTCCAACTCCAGTGGAAGAGAGATTGCCTGGAACATTGGTTTTACATATGCGTGCGTTGCAAGAGGGAGCAAATATTGTACGCTGTCACGATGTAAAAGAGCATAAGCAGGCAATTGAAATATTACAAGCATTGAAGAGGTAG
- a CDS encoding aspartate kinase, which translates to MLIVQKYGGTSVGSLERIENVAKRVAKTKEAGNDVVVVVSAMSGETNKLIDYAKHFSPTPSRRDMDLLLSSGERVTAALLSIALNEMGFPTVAMTGRQAGIVTDKSHTVARIEKINPEPMQNALKEGKIIVVAGFQGITEDGQVTTLGRGGSDLTAVAIAGALGADKCEIYSDVDGVYTTDPRIEPKAKKLDKISYDEMLELASLGAKVLQNRSVELAKKLGVVIEARSSFNDNPGTIITKEEDIMEKPLVSGIALDKNQARVSLRGVKDRPGIAAEIFKALANENINVDMIVQTIGEDGKTNLDFTVPQNELELVKKVMEQFKDEYEKVEYDPDVAKVSIVGVGMKSHSGVASKAFETMAKENINIEMISTSEIKISMIIDEKYGELAVRALHAAYELDK; encoded by the coding sequence ATGCTAATTGTGCAAAAATATGGGGGAACTAGTGTTGGGAGCCTCGAGAGGATAGAAAATGTTGCAAAACGTGTTGCTAAAACAAAAGAGGCTGGAAATGATGTGGTAGTTGTTGTCTCAGCAATGAGTGGAGAAACAAATAAGCTCATTGATTATGCAAAACATTTTAGTCCAACGCCAAGTAGAAGAGATATGGATCTGCTTTTAAGCAGTGGTGAGAGGGTTACAGCAGCACTTTTATCTATTGCACTTAATGAGATGGGCTTTCCTACCGTAGCTATGACTGGGCGTCAAGCTGGGATTGTAACTGATAAATCCCACACTGTTGCTCGCATTGAAAAGATTAATCCTGAGCCTATGCAAAATGCTTTGAAAGAGGGAAAAATTATTGTCGTTGCTGGATTTCAAGGAATTACAGAAGATGGCCAAGTAACGACGCTTGGACGTGGAGGAAGCGATTTGACAGCTGTTGCTATTGCAGGTGCCCTTGGTGCAGATAAGTGTGAGATCTACTCCGATGTAGATGGAGTTTATACAACCGATCCAAGAATCGAGCCAAAAGCAAAGAAACTGGATAAGATTAGCTACGATGAGATGCTTGAACTTGCAAGTCTTGGTGCGAAAGTACTGCAAAATCGCAGTGTCGAGCTTGCCAAAAAACTTGGTGTAGTAATTGAAGCTAGAAGCAGTTTTAATGATAATCCTGGAACAATCATCACAAAGGAAGAGGATATTATGGAAAAGCCACTTGTTAGCGGTATAGCGTTGGATAAAAATCAAGCGAGAGTAAGTCTGCGCGGAGTCAAAGATAGACCTGGAATAGCAGCAGAAATTTTCAAAGCATTAGCGAATGAAAATATTAATGTAGATATGATAGTCCAAACAATTGGTGAAGATGGTAAAACAAATCTTGATTTTACTGTTCCACAAAATGAGCTTGAGCTTGTTAAAAAAGTGATGGAGCAGTTCAAAGATGAGTATGAGAAGGTAGAGTATGATCCAGATGTAGCAAAAGTAAGTATTGTTGGTGTCGGTATGAAGTCGCATAGCGGTGTAGCGAGCAAAGCTTTTGAGACAATGGCTAAAGAGAATATCAATATTGAGATGATTAGTACAAGTGAGATTAAAATCTCTATGATTATTGATGAAAAATATGGAGAGTTAGCGGTGCGTGCTTTGCATGCTGCGTATGAGTTGGATAAATGA
- a CDS encoding DNA polymerase III subunit delta' — MFELKSQIIVAQEWEEVKAEFALSLSEEYLHSYFREEFKVEDAKEVIAKAYVASKEPKVMLLAAERYNIYAQNALLKILEEPPHNTVFVIIVRSKTLLLPTILSRLPVVQMQKSEENIEIFRSFDLETLVSLATKYKRATKNETKAIIKNMLQFALKSGFALSKRELAYFGDAMKLIDLNTNPANVIITAGLILLTHKKKKR, encoded by the coding sequence ATGTTTGAATTAAAGAGCCAGATTATAGTAGCACAGGAGTGGGAAGAAGTAAAAGCAGAGTTCGCACTCTCTTTGAGTGAAGAGTATCTTCACTCTTATTTTAGGGAGGAGTTTAAAGTTGAAGATGCCAAAGAGGTGATTGCAAAAGCCTATGTTGCATCCAAAGAGCCAAAAGTAATGCTCCTTGCAGCAGAGCGTTACAATATTTATGCACAAAATGCACTCCTTAAAATCCTTGAAGAGCCGCCACACAATACTGTTTTTGTCATAATTGTACGCTCAAAAACGCTTCTTCTACCTACTATCTTATCAAGGCTCCCTGTGGTGCAGATGCAAAAGAGCGAGGAAAATATAGAGATTTTTCGTTCATTTGATCTTGAAACATTGGTTTCACTCGCTACAAAGTACAAAAGAGCTACTAAAAATGAGACAAAAGCAATTATCAAAAATATGCTCCAATTTGCTCTAAAATCAGGGTTTGCTCTTTCAAAGAGGGAACTAGCCTATTTTGGAGATGCTATGAAGCTTATAGATCTCAATACAAATCCAGCAAATGTCATTATTACAGCAGGACTTATATTATTAACACACAAAAAGAAGAAACGATGA